Proteins from a single region of Echeneis naucrates chromosome 14, fEcheNa1.1, whole genome shotgun sequence:
- the castor2 gene encoding cytosolic arginine sensor for mTORC1 subunit 2 gives MELHILEHSLKVASIEKDGIQVCTHGLIKLAFLASKTRCKFFSLTETPEDYTIIVDEEGFKELPQSEHISVAEATWLALNVVSGGGNTSNSQPIGVTKIAKSVIAPLADHNISVFMLSTYQTDFILVRERDLPMVMHTLSSEFTLLRVVNGETVAAHNLGITNGFVKPKLVPRPIIHPLSSPSNMFCVTSLDPDTLPSVATLLMDVMFYSGGPKEPGASGDDSSHIRFFSFSLIEGYISLVMDEQTTQRFPNNVLFTSASGELWKMVRIGGQPLGFDECGIVAQIAEPLATADIPAYYISTFKFDHALVPEENIQSVIGALRTESSAQ, from the exons ATGGAGCTTCATATTTTAGAGCACAGCCTGAAAGTGGCCAGTATAGAGAAAGACGGGATCCAGGTCTGCACTCACGGATTAATCAAACTCGCCTTCTTGGCCTCCAAAACAAG ATGCAAGTTCTTCAGTTTGACAGAGACCCCGGAGGACTACACCATCATCGTGGACGAGGAGGGCTTTAAAG aGCTGCCGCAGTCGGAGCACATCAGCGTCGCAGAGGCCACATGGTTGGCGCTCAACGTGGTGTCGGGGGGCGGCAACACCTCCAATTCACAGCCAATCGGAGTCACCAAGATCGCCAAATCAGTCATCGCTCCGCTGGCCGACCACAACATTTCCGTTTTCATGCTGTCCACCTATCAGACGGACTTCATTCTG GTTCGAGAGCGAGACCTGCCGATGGTCATGCACACGCTGTCTTCCGAGTTCACTCTGCTTCGGGTTGTCAACGGGGAGACCGTAGCCGCGCACAATCTGGGCATCACCAATGGATTTGTGAAACCAAAACTTG TGCCCCGTCCCATCATCCACCCGTTGTCTAGTCCCAGCAACATGTTCTGTGTTACCAGCCTGGACCCCGACACGCTCCCCTCTGTGGCCACGCTGCTCATGGACGTCATGTTTTACTCTGGAGG accGAAAGAGCCCGGAGCGTCTGGCGACGACTCCAGCCACATCcgcttcttctccttctccctgatcGAGGGCTACATCTCGCTGGTCATGGACGAGCAGACGACTCAAAG GTTTCCTAACAACGTCCTCTTCACCAGTGCTTCTGGGGAACTTTGGAAAATGGTTCGTATCGGAGGTCAACCTTTAGGATTCG atgAGTGTGGCATCGTGGCTCAGATAGCAGAACCTTTGGCAACAGCTGACATTCCAGCTTATTACATTAGTACCTTCAAGTTCGACCACGCGCTG GTTCCTGAAGAAAACATCCAAAGTGTGATCGGAGCTCTGCGGACCGAGAGCTCGGCACAGTGA